One Rhizoctonia solani chromosome 1, complete sequence DNA window includes the following coding sequences:
- a CDS encoding major facilitator superfamily transporter, which produces MTPEKRKWIQKVIVFALILDLFAFTIPLPLFPRLIDWYTRKESDSALLAVILRRINRFRQKVAPHAVQRKWDVVLLGGLMGSLFSSLQFFISPYIGSLSDKYGRKRVLLVSMIGNILSAIVWIQSTSFASFLLARAIGGISEGNVQLSIAMLSDITPPSRRSAALMFVGIAFSICFTIGPPIGAYFSIHPFPLSFARDMNIYATPAILTLILLLVETAFLAVYLPETRGAAAVEEEGDETVRNRYKKLPLGERRALLKRLGDLHFSFLSLFSGVEFTLTFLTFDLLDWNNSQNGRLLGLIGVFSALLQGGYVRRATSKVGESAFARRGMVSCAGAMIILSMIPHMVRGTGNGKVTSTDIRTAVGLLHAAAALLSFTSATVVTSLTALASLQCDEETPKSRHSATSSSSSNPKPEQNVAESAVKTSPGSGGSLHAQLKSPVSKGRVASAMTSRGAPTLASETQPQSVHSNITPVNNSDVISTGRALGEFRSSGQLGRAIGPLLACLAYWTVGPSVTYSATALAMCALVWRTGTVMSKLKRVDARSQ; this is translated from the exons ATGACTCCGGAGAAGAGAAAGTGGATTCAAAAGGTTATTGTATTCGCGCTTATTTTGGATTTATTTG CATTTACAATCCCACTCCCACTATTCCCCCGACTTATTGATTGGTACACTCGCAAAGAAAGTGATAGCGCACTCCTAGCTGTGATATTAAGAAGGATCAATAGGTTCAGGCAGAAGGTTGCCCCTCATGCGGTGCAACGCAAGTGGGATGTAGTCTTGCTTGGG GGGCTCATGGGGTCACTTTTCAG CTCGCTTCAATTTTTCATATCACCTTATATCGGAAGTCTATCCGACAAGTATGGTAGGAAACGCGTTTTGTTGGTTAGCATGATAGGGAACATTTTGTCTGCGATTGT TTGGATTCAATCCACCTCGTTTGCCTCGTTCTTACTTGCACGTGCTATCGGGGGTATCAGTGAAGGAAATGTTCAACTTTCTAT CGCTATGTTATCTGACATCACGCCTCCATCCCGCCGTTCGGCTGCGTTGATGTTTGTTGGTATCGCATTTTCAATCTGTTTCACTATTGGGCCTCCAATCGGTGCATATTTCTCGATCCATCCTTTTCCTCTTTCGTTCGCTCGCGACATGAACATTTACGCTACACCTGCGATTTTGACTCTCATCCTTTTGCTAGTCGAGACTGCTTTTCTTGCCGTCTATTTACCAGAAACTCGAGGCGCTGCTGCTGTTGAGGAAGAGGGTGACGAGACCGTCCGAAACAGGTACAAGAAGCTTCCACTAGGGGAAAGAAGGGCCTTGCTCAAGCGTCTGGGAGAccttcatttctcatttctcAGTCTATTCTCGGGGGTAGAATTTACACTTACATTCCTTACCTTCGATC ttctggactggaacaactcACAAAATGGGCGCCTCCTTGGACTCATTGGCGTGTTCTCTGCTCTTCTCCAGGGTGGATACGTTCGACGAGCTACGTCCAAGGTCGGCGAATCTGCGTTTGCCAGAAGAGGTATGGTGAGCTGTGCAGGAGCCATGATTATCCTATCAATGATCCCGCACATGGTGCGTGGTACTGGGAACGGCAAAGTTACCTCAACAGACATACGTACTGCTGTTGGGTTGCTTCATGCAGCGGCTGCATTACTATCGTTCACCAGTGCAACAGTCGTAACATCCCTAACTGCCCTGGCATCTCTGCAATGCGACGAAGAGACTCCAAAAAGTAGACACTCAGCTACCTCCAGCTCTTCATCCAATCCTAAACCTGAACAAAACGTGGCTGAAAGTGCCGTCAAGACTTCCCCAGGGTCTGGCGGATCGTTACATGCGCAATTAAAGTCGCCTGTTTCCAAAGGGAGAGTGGCTTCAGCAATGACCAGCCGTGGTGCACCAACATTAGCAAGTGAAACACAACCACAGTCTGTTCATAGCAATATAACCCCAGTAAATAATTCGGATGTAATATCCACTGGCCGTGCGCTAGGAGAGTTCCGCTCTTCTGGTCAACTTGGACGAGCTATTGGTCCACTCCTAG CCTGCTTGGCATACTGGACAGTTGGTCCCTCTGTGACCTATTCTGCGACGGCTCTTGCAATGTGTGCCTTGGTTTGGCGTACCGGCACTGTCATGAGCAAGCTGAAGCGAGTCGATGCCCGATCACAATGA
- a CDS encoding Magnesium transporter NIPA gives MTWLNDWRTALGSDKGSNATFIGVVVAVCGNILISFALNCQKLAHRRIEAAYRARHGLDDGNTSESTPSAPTYQAIAATTPVDLLTPTQRSQSLPIASPRTRSSVVLPQQAIPLVVSSSPVESIGSRPSLTPRSRTQSSIFNHATIDELHEGSSGSTSRAEPADCDVEAGVDPNSDPKDGPEESAYLGSKLWWFGFALMNIGEVGNFMSYGFAPASLVAPLGAVALISNCFFAPLILHERFRKQDLLGIALSIFGAVTVVYASQSSSARLDPDALVYAITRIPFLIWAAVNVAAIIALAGLSSQRAKLESSEWMQGDRWALVDVGLCALFGGFTVLATKAVSSLLSTEWASVFTEWIFYPSILVLGLTGIGQIKHLNRALHFHESRVVIPTQFVLFNLTAIVGSAILYRDFDKIDFHRFLTFFYGCCTTFLGVYLLTRPSNPSTPVHTPQISRTPSQSTPLLPKSSTPRTRPSSAAAKHRTITRRGSTSSLNVVGLSPGPYLLLATPSGSPGMVAVPVKDSPERNGRRSRSRSTVRGQTR, from the exons ATGACATGGCTAAATGACTGGCGGACGGCGCTTGGCTCGGACAAGGGTTCCAATGCAACCTTCATAGGTGTGGTAGTCGCTGTTTGCGGCAACATCCTTATTTCTTTTGCACTCAACTGCCAGAAACTTGCACACCGCCGTATCGAAGCTGCATACAGAGCCAGGCATGGCCTTGACGACGGAAACACATCGGAGTCAACTCCGTCGGCACCAACCTACCAGGCCATCGCTGCTACTACACCTGTAGACCTCTTGACTCCTACCCAACGCTCTCAGTCACTTcctattgccagtcccaggacTCGCTCTTCCGTGGTTCTACCGCAACAAGCCATCCCCCTCGTCGTAAGCTCTTCGCCAGTCGAAAGCATTGGTTCTCGCCCAAGCCTCACCCCCCGGAGCCGGACTCAGAGCAGCATATTTAATCATGCTACTATCGACGAACTTCATGAAGGCAGTAGTGGATCAACGTCCCGTGCCGAGCCTGCCGATTGTGATGTAGAGGCTGGAGTCGACCCAAACTCGGACCCAAAGGACGGCCCGGAAGAATCTGCCTACTTGGGTTCCAAGCTATG GTGGTTCGGTTTCGCCTTAATGAATATTGGTGAAGTTGGCAATTTTATGTCATATGGCTTTGCTCCAGCCTCACTCGTTGCGCCTCTCGGAGCG GTGGCCCTCATATCCAACTGTTTCTTTGCTCCACTCATCCTGCACGAACGATTCCGGAAACAAGATCTTTTGGGAATAGCTCTGTCAATCTTTGGTGCAGTCACAGTCGTTTACGCTTCACAATCTTCCTCTGCACGTCTCGACCCGGACGCACTTGTCTACGCAATAACTCGCATCCCATTCCTCATCTGGGCAGCCGTTAATGTGGCGGCGATCATAGCTCTAGCTGGGTTGAGTTCTCAGCGAGCCAAACTCGAGAGCTCGGAATGGATGCAAGGAGACAGATGGGCACTCGTTGATGTCGGACTCTGCGCGCTCTTTG GTGGATTTACGGTCTTGGCCACTAAAGCTGTGAGCTCGTTGTTAAGTACCGAATGGGCGAGCGTGTTTACCGAATGGATCTTTTATCCCTCAATACTG GTGCTCGGACTTACTGGAATAGGCCAAATCAAGCACTTAAACCGCGCGCTTCACTTTCACGAATCACGG GTTGTTATCCCTACTCAATTTGTTTTATTTAATCTTACAGCCATCGTTGGCTCCGCCATCCTTTATCGCGACTTTGATAAAATCGACTTCCACAGATTCCTTACCTTCTTCTACGGTTGTTGCACAACTTTTCTCG GCGTATACCTCCTCACTCGTCCTTCTAACCCCTCTACCCCGGTTCATACCCCACAAATATCTCGGACCCCAAGCCAATCCACACCCCTGCTTCCCAAATCTTCCACTCCGCGCACACGACCATCCTCAGCTGCGGCCAAACATCGTACCATCACACGCCGCGGATCGACCTCGAGTCTTAACGTTGTAGGACTCAGCCCAGGGCCGTACCTTTTACTGGCCACTCCGAGTGGCAGTCCGGGTATGGTTGCTGTGCCTGTGAAAGATAGTCCTGAGAGAAATGGGAGGAGAAGTCGAAGTCGAAGCACTGTGCGAGGCCAGACGAGGTGA
- a CDS encoding Transcription initiation factor IID, 31kD subunit, with protein MAHDTLPRDARIIALLIAANPSIKDAHPAVLHQLLEFSHRYTSQVLSDALVYAEHAGRAGTIQQDDVTLAVQARVGWEMGGPVPKEHLMALATKTNAQSLPAVSDTYGIRVPAKHALTSVDFDIVPNKPPPGLNGPETYEEEYEEWEEDDTPEQPSGPQGDDLMVMDDPDEPIALVEDVAPMQNGGATAGEEAPTQVDEGAGSDADDLFGDAGEDDADKMDQDAPAPEPSGTSPSAGAKRKMEEDDNYD; from the exons ATGGCTCACGACACCCTTCCTAGAGACGCAAGGATCATTGCTTTGCTTATAGCTGCCAACCCCTCAATCAAAGACGCGCATCCCGCGGTATTGCACCAACTTTTAGAGTTTTCGCATC GATATACTTCGCAGGTCCTTAGCGATGCCCTCGTCTACGCGGAACATGCTGGAAGGGCGGGGACTATACAACAGGATGATGTTACTCTGGCAGTTCAAGCACGTGTCGGTTGGGAGATGGGTGGACCGGTTCCAAAAGAG CATCTGATGGCGTTGGCAACCAAGACAAACGCGCAATCTCTTCCCGCCGTCTCGGACACGTACGGAATTCGCGTTCCTGCCAAACATGCACTCACCTCGGTCGACTTTGATATTGTACCCAACAAGCCGCCTCCGGGTTTGAACGGTCCTGAGACATACGAGGAAGAGTACGAAGAGTGGGAAGAGGATGATACACCGGAACAACCGTCGGGGCCTCAAGGAGATGATCTGATGGTCATGGACGACCCCGACGAGCCGATTGCGCTCGTGGAGGATGTGGCACCTATGCAGAATGGCGGCGCGACGGCAGGGGAAGAAGCCCCTACGCAGGTTGACGAGGGGGCTGGAAGCGATGCAGATGACTTGTTTGGTGACGCAGGAGAGGATGATGCCGACAAGATGGACCAAGACGCACCAGCTCCTGAACCTTCTGGGACATCCCCGTCTGCAGGAGCCAAGCGAAAAATGGAAGAAGACGATAATTATGATTGA
- a CDS encoding Serine/threonine-protein kinase, which translates to MPSGAVMDAFKNLIRHGKHARAPAAQAASPVVTDHQASRRDDGASRSSRERERERERERERERERESREQERQRQSAQEKAQMQMPSKHESIPTTENKPYSREAEMIVAEEREAASKMPQFPALERYRMIEKMGDGAFSNVFKAVDLQTGKKVAVKVVRKYEMSSSQDGNKHLNEKFKKKGQRVTERANILKEVSIMRGLNHQSIVKLLSFSESDEHFFLVLELMGGGELFHQIVKLTYFSEPLARHVILQVAHGIRYLHEERGVVHRDIKPENLLFERIPIIPSKNPVARQYDEDKEDEGEFIPGVGGGGIGRVKIADFGLSKIVWDEQTMTPCGTVGYTAPEIVKDERYSKSVDMWALGCVLYTLLCGFPPFYDESINVLTEKVARGYYTFLSPWWDDISASSKDLISHLLCVDPTQRYTIDEFLAHPWCHETEAPLPPPTPAAVNRGNAPMDSPLLAAVRGGARDGRSPGLATLKEAFDVTYAVHRMEEEGARRKRGGGGFLHNLNEEDEEEEDSETITRKYGAEVGRAVDERRNQQQQQQQQQQHNNNNHSSSSSIRVQAEPIDGTMRKRAGGAFDLDLNNATLLGRRHKRTVEPSPLGRFAPQQQQQNGGILDVPGSPMRVD; encoded by the exons ATGCCTTCCGGAGCAGTGATGGACGCGTTCAAGA ATTTGATCCGACATGGCAAGCATGCTCGGGCACCGGCCGCCCAGGCTGCGTCACCGGTAGTGACCGACCACCAGGCATCGAGACGTGATGACGGCGCTTCCCGAAGCAGCCGAGAGCGGgaacgagaacgagaacgagaacgagaacgGGAGCGAGAACGAGAATCTCGAGAGCAAGAACGGCAACGACAGAGTGCACAGGAAAAGGCACAAATGCAAATGCCATCGAAACACGAATCGATTCCTACCACCGAGAACAAGCCCTATTCACGCGAGGCCGAGATGATAGTTGCCGAAGAGCGCGAGGCCGCGAGCAAGATGCCCCAGTTCCCTGCCCTCGAGCGATACAGGATGATCGAGAAGATGGGAGA TGGTGCTTTCTCCAATGTCTTCAAGGCTGTCGATCTCCAGACGGGCAAGAAAGTCGCTGTCAAGGTCGTCCGCAAGTACGAGATGAGCAGCTCACAG GACGGAAACAAGCACCTGAACGAAAAATTCAAGAAAAAGGGTCAGCGCGTCACGGAG CGCGCAAATATACTCAAAGAAGTTTCCATTATGCGTGGCCTCAACCACCAATCTATCGTTAAGCTCTTGTCATTTAGCGAATCCGATGAACACTTTTTCCTCGTCTTGGAAC TGATGGGTGGAGGAGAGCTCTTCCATCAAAT TGTCAAGCTCACCTACTTTAGTGAGCCCCTTGCACGACATGTTATCCTCCAAGTCGCACACGGCATTCGCTATCTACATGAAGAACGGGGTGTCGTACACCGTGACATCAAGCCCGAGAACTTGCTCTTTGAACGTATCCCCATCATCCCCAGCAAGAACCCTGTAGCTCGACAGTATGACGAGGACAAGGAAGACGAGGGTGAATTCATTCCGGGAGTAGGAGGCGGAGGAATCGGGCGTGTCAAGATTGCAGATTTCGGTCTAAGCAAGATTGTCTGGGACGAACAAACCATGACGCCATGCGGTACTGTCGGCTATACCGCCCCCGAAATCGTCAAGGACGAACGGTACAGCAAGAGTGTGGACATGTGGGCACTTGGATGCGTGCTTTATACCCTCCTCTGCGGCTTCCCTCCATTCTACGACGAGAGTATCAACGTCCTTACCGAAAAGGTTGCCCGTGGATACTACACCTTCCTCAGCCCGTGGTGGGATGACATCTCTGCTAGCT CCAAGGATCTCATCAGCCACTTGCTTTGCGTCGATCCAACCCAACGATACACGATCGATGAATTCCTTGCTCATCCCTGGTGCCAT GAAACCGAAGCACCTCTGCCTCCACCAACGCCAGCCGCCGTTAACCGAGGCAATGCTCCAATGGATTCGCCCCTCTTGGCTGCTGTGCGCGGAGGAGCTCGCGACGGGCGGTCACCCGGTTTGGCCACCCTCAAGGAAGCATTCGACGTCACCTATGCCGTACACCGTATGGAAGAAGAGGGTGCCCGGCGAAAACGCGGCGGCGGAGGGTTCTTGCACAACCTCAAcgaggaggacgaggaggaagaagactCGGAGACCATCACGCGCAAGTATGGTGCTGAAGTCGGGCGGGCTGTGGACGAGAGGCGAaaccagcaacagcaacagcagcagcagcagcagcacaacaacaacaaccacagcagcagcagcagtaTTCGGGTGCAGGCGGAGCCGATCGAC GGTACGATGAGAAAACGGGCTGGAGGCGCGTTCGATCTTGACCTGAACAACGCAACGCTGCTCGGACGAAGGCACAAACGCACAGTCGAACCAAGTCCCTTGGGCAGGTTCGCAcctcaacagcaacaacagaATGGAGGTATATTGGATGTACCGGGCAGCCCGATGCGGGTTGATTAA
- a CDS encoding pre-mRNA-splicing factor 38-associated hydrophilic carboxy-terminal protein produces MADIDMALPSERELELETLLRQREKQISALTDEISSLRQKLPGASDPEDDAVISIPAPVLALLSPLVTHGPSTGTPAPLSNAITQRLKLLQTENDELYELLRSSAEARIAELNSKLDHGRIPLAKSVTQQEQHRRSSTPDQRRSASPPRRLVPASSRPRERSREHDRDRERDRERERDRDRDRERERERDRDRDWDRDRERDRDRDRGNLPTGPRAHKKPRLGPSEGGGRKPGEGPGGNGQRSVSGRNGAGGGGRGGPPRAGGPGLPIRGSATSASSTGQNGNAGQGGDRGLVQRLGL; encoded by the exons ATGGCGGACATTGACATGGCTTTGCCGTCAGAACGCGAGCTGGAGCTAGAGACGCTGCTGAGACAGCGGGAGAAACAAATATCTGCACTGACG GACGAGATATCCAGCCTACGGCAGAAATTGCCAGGTGCATCTGATCCAGAGGACGATGCTGTTATAAGTATACCGGCGCCTGTCCTTGCTTTGCTTTCACCTCTCGTCACGCACGGGCCCTCGACTGGCACACCCGCACCTCTCAGCAATGCCATCACCCAACGACTGAAATTGTTACAAACCGAGAACGATGAATTATATGAACTATTACGTTCAA GCGCCGAAGCCAGGATCGCGGAGCTCAA CTCCAAGCTTGATCATGGCCGAATCCCACTAGCTAAATCGGTTACTCAACAAGAGCAGCATAGGCGGTCCTCCACGCCTGATCAACGACGGTCAGCATCGCCTCCCCGGCGCCTCGTACCTGCATCTAGCCGCCCGAGGGAACGCTCGAGAGAACACGACCGAGATCGAGAGCGTGACCGCGAGCGGGAGCGTGATAGAGATAGAGATAGGGAACGCGAGCGCGAACGTGACAGGGACCGAGATTGGGATAGAGATAGAGAACGGGACAGAGACCGAGACCGGGGTAACCTACCTACCGGTCCTCGGGCACACAAAAAGCCTCGTCTTGGTCCCTCCGAGGGTGGAGGCCGGAAACCAGGAGAGGGACCCGGAGGGAACGGTCAACGAAGTGTCAGCGGAAGAAACGGAGCTGGAGGCGGAGGCCGAGGTGGACCCCCAAGAGCCGGAGGGCCCGGATTGCCCATACGAGGATCAGCGACCAGTGCTTCGTCGACGGGGCAGAATGGTAATGCTGGGCAAGGCGGTGACCGCGGGTTGGTCCAGCGATTGGGGCTATAG
- a CDS encoding ICE-like protease (caspase) p20 domain protein has translation MRGSRAGVVAASSVGPMLNGVLSETVSGQLGDKDSSGMQGLSEKYLNSSQLESESKWTDESVAITESSEDGIERQRRVRRGKQAAIEAGASPVYDWTQALALQKPEVVENGTGASGHFSQTTSITATDETRESTALKKALHRQNASRSNIVDVSRIKIWLAPQLTAQVLKSHPDVSRPLPLQMTLYDGSHELPIMHAEPIVPPAYSLLILVVAVAYGGLKDPQCDADILNLIFKDHHSEYTYFDSISGENATFDAIEDAIGKLYREATKSSESKVLILLTGEGDEHNCMCLMDGKYITDRDLRRWMWKLQIDCYPKNRTVTIILDYCRTDKQTLVGSHTGVEFICSCSPGQRSAGLEFPNRKDIPRSCFLLALMMASHEPGRNGSDLVGSIDYELGRLSRLLEFTHKRIHEIGRCEPCLKGEPCPMPLPRPQHPDWQRSGHESIYSLVDSLSSMGIAAKVYDFFTRNVNFCRANGLPIGANILAPQPSLQTGTTQHNRGSSKPVQAAAAFRTRAQDPEKVMP, from the exons ATGCGTGGCTCGAGGGCGGGTGTGGTCGCAGCAAGTAGCGTGGGGCCGATGTTGAATG GTGTGCTTAGTGAAACCGTCAGCGGACAGCTTGGAGATAAGGATTCATCGGGTATGCAAGGCCTGAGTGAAAAGTACCTGAATTCATCCCAACTTGAATCTG AATCCAAGTGGACCGATGAATCGGTTGCAATTACGGAAAGCAGTGAAGATGGTATTGAAAGACAGAGACGTGTCAGAAGAGGCAAGCAAGCTGCAATAGAGGCAGGAGCATCACCTGTCTACGATTGGACGCAAG CGCTAGCTCTGCAGAAACCTGAAGTGGTGGAGAATGGAACGGGAGCATCTGGCCATTTTTCGCAGACTACTTCGATAACCGCGACCGATGAGACTAGAGAGAGCACAGCTCTCAAGAAGGCATTGCATAGAC AGAACGCATCCAGATCAAACATCGTCGATGTTTCCCGAATAAAAATTTGGTTGGCCCCCCAGTTGACCG CTCAAGTCCTGAAGAGCCACCCCGACGTCTCT CGGCCGTTGCCGTTGCAGATGACGCTCTACGACGGGTCACACGAGCTTCCAATTATGCATGCTGAGCCTATCGTACCTCCTGCATATAGTTTACTGATTCtggttgttgctgttgcgtatggtggattgaaagaCCCTCAGTGTGATGCCGACATCTTAAACCTCATATTTAAAGACCACCACTCGGAATATACTTATTTCGATAGCATCTCGGGCGAAAATGCTACCTTTGACGCGATCGAAGACGCAATCGGGAAGCTCTACCGGGAAGCGACAAAATCATCCGAGTCAAAAGTCCTGATACTACTGACGGGAGAGGGAGACGAGCATAACTGTATGTGTCTGATGGATGGCAAGTATATCACGGACAGGGACCTGCGACGTTGGATGTGGAAGCTACAGATTGACTGTTATCCAAAAAATCGGACGGTCACTATCATTCTTGACTACTGCCGCACAGACAAGCAGACACTTGTTGGCTCTCATACTGGCGTCGAGTTCATATGCTCTTGTTCTCCTGGACAAAGGTCAGCGGGACTGGAATTCCCAAACAGGAAGGATATTCCTCGGTCATGCTTTCTTCTTGCCCTTATGATGGCCTCCCATGAACCGGGTCGTAATGGGAGTGACCTCGTTGGCTCCATTGACTACGAGTTGGGTCGATTATCGCGCCTTTTGGAGTTCACTCACAAAAGAATACACGAGATCGGGCGTTGTGAGCCTTGTCTGAAGGGAGAGCCATGCCCAATGCCTCTGCCTCGTCCTCAACACCCAGATTGGCAACGGTCAGGG CATGAAAGCATCTATAGCTTGGTAGATTCGCTATCAAGTATGGGTATTGCGGCCAAAGTCTACGATTTTTTCACGAGGAATGTGAACTTCTGCCGAGCA AATGGACTCCCTATTGGCGCCAACATACTCGCGCCACAACCTTCGCTTCAAACGGGCACAACGCAACATAACCGGGGCTCGTCCAAGCCGGTGCAGGCCGCCGCAGCTTTTCGTACTAGAGCCCAGGATCCTGAAAAAGTGATGCCGTGA